A single genomic interval of Meleagris gallopavo isolate NT-WF06-2002-E0010 breed Aviagen turkey brand Nicholas breeding stock chromosome 6, Turkey_5.1, whole genome shotgun sequence harbors:
- the LOC100543002 gene encoding solute carrier family 22 member 13-like isoform X1: protein MSGIGENLKAAGEFGPFQKRLVLFSLPPCLSLAFHQFCQLFMVVDVPHYCNTDWIRAVGPNLTEEEQLNLTLPRDADGEYEQCSMYSPVDWDLDSIMAYGLNATEKCSNGWVYPTAQQPSLLTEFDLVCDRKNLNDISQSIYMLGMFLGALIFGLLSDRFGRRPVLLISILLEGLFGLAIALVPHFYVYLAFRCVVGASVSGIMMTLLALATEWVGVSYRPQAVLLSHCCFAAGQMILAGLSYGIPNWRLLQIVGSAPIFILFLFIWVLPESARWLVTRGKIEEAKKYLKKAASINKRTIPPELLDQLKCETQTKSGNILDLLRKKHLLKVTLIMSCAWLLKMQCRMCKRFNSPVSAVLWYWSGFMSLENPGAWFVNNLVYYGLSLNVTNFGLDIYLTQLAFGAVEIPARAGCIFMLQWFGRKKSQGGLLLLSGLVCLILTVIPEGQPVVITVLATIGKFTASASFSSAYIYTAELFPTIIRQSGVSLCSMVARVAGIIAPLILLLEQYHRVIPMAIYGGTTVLGGLLCFLLPETRGVELADGTEGGQPTAVVHENASSSSDKGHVKVKDAGQVNENTKNTYL, encoded by the exons ATGTCGGGCATTGGGGAAAATTTGAAAGCAGCTGGTGAATTTGGGCCGTTTCAGAAACGGCTAGTGCTGTTCTCCTTGCCTCCGTGCCTCAGCCTGGCTTTCCACCAGTTCTGCCAGCTTTTTATGGTTGTGGACGTGCCCCATTACTGCAACACGGACTGGATCCGTGCTGTCGGCCCCAACCTGACtgaggaggagcagctgaacCTCACCCTGCCCCGGGATGCGGATGGGGAGTACGAGCAGTGCTCCATGTACTCGCCTGTGGACTGGGACCTCGACTCCATCATGGCATATGGCCTGAATGCCACGGAGAAGTGCAGCAATGGCTGGGTGtaccccacagcacagcagccatcCCTGCTCACCGAG TTTGATCTCGTGTGTGACAGGAAGAACTTGAATGACATCTCACAGTCCATCTATATGCTAGGAATGTTCCTGGGAGCCCTGATCTTTGGACTCCTCAGTGACAG GTTTGGCCGTCGGCCAGTCCTCTTGATCTCCATCCTCCTCGAGGGTTTGTTTGGTTTAGCAATTGCCCTTGTGCCTCATTTCTATGTATACTTGGCCTTCAGATGTGTCGTGGGGGCTTCGGTGTCAGGGATCATGATGACTTTGCTGGCCCTAG CTACAGAATGGGTTGGTGTCTCCTATCGACCACAGGCAGTTCTTCTTTCCCActgctgttttgctgctggACAAATGATTTTGGCTGGCTTGAGTTATGGCATCCCGAACTGGAGGTTGCTGCAAATTGTAGGATCTGCTCCTATATttatccttttcctcttcatctg GGTGCTACCAGAGTCAGCTCGCTGGCTGGTGACAAGAGGCAAAATAGAAGAAGCTAAGAAGTACCTTAAGAAGGCAGCATCCATCAACAAACGCACCATCCCTCCAGAACTGCTCGACCAG ctgaagtgtgagACCCAGACCAAGTCTGGAAATATTCTGGATCTCCTTCGGAAGAAGCACCTCCTGAAGGTGACTTTAATCATGTCGTGTGCCTG gcTATTGAAGATGCAATGTAGAATGTGCAAAAGATTTAACAGCCCTGTTTCAGCAGTCCTGTGGTACTGGTCTGGTTTCATGTCCCTTGAAAATCCCGGGGCATG GTTTGTTAACAACCTTGTATACTATGGTTTGAGTCTGAACGTGACTAATTTTGGTCTGGACATCTACCTGACACAGCTTGCATTTGGAGCAGTGGAAATCCCAGCCCGCGCTGGTTGTATCTTCATGCTACAGTGGTTTGGGAGGAAGAAATCCCAGGGTGGTCTCCTTCTGCTGAGTGGCCTTGTGTGTCTGATACTCACTGTCATCCCTGAAG GTCAGCCTGTGGTGATCACCGTCCTGGCCACCATTGGCAAGTTTACAGCCTCGGCCTCATTTTCATCAGCCTACATCTATACTGCAGAGCTCTTCCCCACCATCATCAG GCAGAGCGGCGTGAGTCTGTGCTCAATGGTGGCACGGGTAGCAGGGATCATCGCCCCGCTGATCCTCCTCCTGGAGCAGTACCACCGGGTCATCCCCATGGCCATCTACGGTGGTACCACCGTGCTGGGggggctgctctgcttcctgctgcctgAGACCCGCGGCGTGGAACTGGCGGATGGCACAGAGGGAGgccagcccacagcagtg GTCCATGAaaatgccagcagcagctctgacaaAGGACACGTGAAAGTAAAAGATGCTGGCCAAGTCAATGAGAACACAAAGAACACTTACTTATAG
- the LOC100543002 gene encoding solute carrier family 22 member 13-like isoform X2 has translation MSGIGENLKAAGEFGPFQKRLVLFSLPPCLSLAFHQFCQLFMVVDVPHYCNTDWIRAVGPNLTEEEQLNLTLPRDADGEYEQCSMYSPVDWDLDSIMAYGLNATEKCSNGWVYPTAQQPSLLTEFDLVCDRKNLNDISQSIYMLGMFLGALIFGLLSDRFGRRPVLLISILLEGLFGLAIALVPHFYVYLAFRCVVGASVSGIMMTLLALATEWVGVSYRPQAVLLSHCCFAAGQMILAGLSYGIPNWRLLQIVGSAPIFILFLFIWVLPESARWLVTRGKIEEAKKYLKKAASINKRTIPPELLDQLKCETQTKSGNILDLLRKKHLLKVTLIMSCAWFVNNLVYYGLSLNVTNFGLDIYLTQLAFGAVEIPARAGCIFMLQWFGRKKSQGGLLLLSGLVCLILTVIPEGQPVVITVLATIGKFTASASFSSAYIYTAELFPTIIRQSGVSLCSMVARVAGIIAPLILLLEQYHRVIPMAIYGGTTVLGGLLCFLLPETRGVELADGTEGGQPTAVVHENASSSSDKGHVKVKDAGQVNENTKNTYL, from the exons ATGTCGGGCATTGGGGAAAATTTGAAAGCAGCTGGTGAATTTGGGCCGTTTCAGAAACGGCTAGTGCTGTTCTCCTTGCCTCCGTGCCTCAGCCTGGCTTTCCACCAGTTCTGCCAGCTTTTTATGGTTGTGGACGTGCCCCATTACTGCAACACGGACTGGATCCGTGCTGTCGGCCCCAACCTGACtgaggaggagcagctgaacCTCACCCTGCCCCGGGATGCGGATGGGGAGTACGAGCAGTGCTCCATGTACTCGCCTGTGGACTGGGACCTCGACTCCATCATGGCATATGGCCTGAATGCCACGGAGAAGTGCAGCAATGGCTGGGTGtaccccacagcacagcagccatcCCTGCTCACCGAG TTTGATCTCGTGTGTGACAGGAAGAACTTGAATGACATCTCACAGTCCATCTATATGCTAGGAATGTTCCTGGGAGCCCTGATCTTTGGACTCCTCAGTGACAG GTTTGGCCGTCGGCCAGTCCTCTTGATCTCCATCCTCCTCGAGGGTTTGTTTGGTTTAGCAATTGCCCTTGTGCCTCATTTCTATGTATACTTGGCCTTCAGATGTGTCGTGGGGGCTTCGGTGTCAGGGATCATGATGACTTTGCTGGCCCTAG CTACAGAATGGGTTGGTGTCTCCTATCGACCACAGGCAGTTCTTCTTTCCCActgctgttttgctgctggACAAATGATTTTGGCTGGCTTGAGTTATGGCATCCCGAACTGGAGGTTGCTGCAAATTGTAGGATCTGCTCCTATATttatccttttcctcttcatctg GGTGCTACCAGAGTCAGCTCGCTGGCTGGTGACAAGAGGCAAAATAGAAGAAGCTAAGAAGTACCTTAAGAAGGCAGCATCCATCAACAAACGCACCATCCCTCCAGAACTGCTCGACCAG ctgaagtgtgagACCCAGACCAAGTCTGGAAATATTCTGGATCTCCTTCGGAAGAAGCACCTCCTGAAGGTGACTTTAATCATGTCGTGTGCCTG GTTTGTTAACAACCTTGTATACTATGGTTTGAGTCTGAACGTGACTAATTTTGGTCTGGACATCTACCTGACACAGCTTGCATTTGGAGCAGTGGAAATCCCAGCCCGCGCTGGTTGTATCTTCATGCTACAGTGGTTTGGGAGGAAGAAATCCCAGGGTGGTCTCCTTCTGCTGAGTGGCCTTGTGTGTCTGATACTCACTGTCATCCCTGAAG GTCAGCCTGTGGTGATCACCGTCCTGGCCACCATTGGCAAGTTTACAGCCTCGGCCTCATTTTCATCAGCCTACATCTATACTGCAGAGCTCTTCCCCACCATCATCAG GCAGAGCGGCGTGAGTCTGTGCTCAATGGTGGCACGGGTAGCAGGGATCATCGCCCCGCTGATCCTCCTCCTGGAGCAGTACCACCGGGTCATCCCCATGGCCATCTACGGTGGTACCACCGTGCTGGGggggctgctctgcttcctgctgcctgAGACCCGCGGCGTGGAACTGGCGGATGGCACAGAGGGAGgccagcccacagcagtg GTCCATGAaaatgccagcagcagctctgacaaAGGACACGTGAAAGTAAAAGATGCTGGCCAAGTCAATGAGAACACAAAGAACACTTACTTATAG
- the LOC100543156 gene encoding solute carrier family 22 member 13-like — protein sequence MVEFGDLISAVGKFGLYQKLVVLLLSLPLLLNPFQMVGQVFMVVDVPHYCNTDWIRAVGPNLTEEEQLNLTLPRDVDGEYEQCSMYSPVDWDLDSIMAYGLNATEKCSNGWVYPTAQQPSLLTEFDLVCDRKDLSDISQSVYMVGLLIGAVIFGPLSDRIGRRPVLLISILGQSLFGLAIAFLPIFIVYMVFRCIMATAVSGILITTLPLATEWVGVSYRPTAVLITHCFLAAGQLVLAGLSYGIRNWRLLQIAGSAPMFALFFYFWVLPESARWLVTRGKIEEAKKYLKKAASINKRTIPPELLDQLKCETQTKSGSILDLLRKKHLLKVTLIMSCAWFMDSLVYYGLSLNVTGFGLDIYLTQLAFGVVELPGRICCIYLLQWFGRKKVQAALLLLAGLMCLIIVSIPEDQAVAITVLAVIGKFAACASFSTSYVYSAELFPTIIRQSGVGLCSMAARVAGIIAPLIRLLEQYHRAIPMAVYGSATVLGGLLCFLLPETRGVELPDDTVTDNPQKKSKLQTLSKTNSEEKEINSEKDI from the exons ATGGTCGAGTTTGGGGATTTGATAAGTGCTGTGGGGAAGTTCGGCCTCTATCAGAAACTGGTGGTGCTGTTGCTCTCCCTCCCACTGCTTCTTAATCCTTTCCAAATGGTTGGCCAAGTGTTCATGGTTGTGGACGTGCCTCATTACTGCAACACGGACTGGATCCGTGCTGTCGGCCCCAACCTGACTGAGGAGGAACAGCTGAACCTCACCCTGCCCCGGGATGTGGATGGGGAGTACGAGCAGTGCTCCATGTACTCGCCTGTGGACTGGGACCTCGACTCCATCATGGCATATGGCCTGAATGCCACGGAGAAGTGCAGCAATGGCTGGGTGtaccccacagcacagcagccatcCCTGCTCACCGAG TTTGACCTTGTGTGTGACAGAAAGGACCTGAGTGACATCTCCCAGTCTGTCTACATGGTGGGGCTTCTCATAGGAGCTGTGATCTTTGGACCACTCAGTGACAG GATCGGCCGCCGGCCAGTCCTTCTGATCTCCATTCTCGGCCAGAGTTTGTTCGGTTTAGCAATTGCCTTTTTGCCCATTTTCATTGTATACATGGTCTTCAGATGTATCATGGCAACTGCTGTGTCAGGAATTCTGATTACTACCTTGCCCTTAG CTACAGAATGGGTTGGTGTCTCCTATCGACCAACAGCAGTGCTTATAACTCACTGCTTTTTAGCTGCTGGACAACTGGTCTTGGCTGGCTTGAGTTACGGTATTCGTAACTGGAGGTTGCTGCAAATAGCAGGGTCTGCTCCTATGTTTGCccttttcttctacttctg GGTGCTACCAGAGTCAGCTCGCTGGCTGGTGACAAGAGGCAAAATAGAAGAAGCTAAGAAGTACCTTAAGAAGGCAGCATCCATCAACAAACGCACCATCCCTCCAGAACTGCTCGACCAG ctgaagtgtgagACCCAGACCAAGTCTGGGAGTATTCTGGATCTCCTTCGGAAGAAGCACCTCCTGAAAGTGACTTTAATCATGTCGTGTGCCTG GTTCATGGATAGTCTAGTCTACTATGGTTTGAGCCTTAACGTGACAGGTTTTGGTCTCGACATCTATCTGACACAACTTGCTTTTGGAGTAGTGGAATTACCAGGTCGTATTTGCTGCATTTACCTGCTACAGTggtttgggaggaaaaaagtccaagctgctctcctgctgttGGCTGGCTTGATGTGTCTCATCATTGTCAGCATCCCTGAAG ACCAGGCTGTGGCAATCACCGTCCTGGCAGTCATCGGCAAGTTTGCTGCATGTGCCTCCTTCTCCACCTCCTATGTCtactctgcagagctcttcccCACCATCATCAG GCAGAGCGGCGTGGGGCTGTGCTCCATGGCGGCACGGGTGGCAGGGATCATCGCCCCGCTGATCCGCCTCCTGGAGCAGTACCACAGGGCCATCCCCATGGCTGTCTACGGCAGTGCCACCGTGCTGGGggggctgctctgcttcctgctgcccGAGACCCGCGGGGTTGAACTGCCAGATGACACAGTGACAGATAACCCCCAAAAGAA AAGCAAATTGCAGACCCTGTCCAAGACAAAtagtgaagagaaagaaataaactcAGAGAAAGATATCTAA